The sequence AAAGGAAACAAAGGAACTAGCGAACCAGTTACCGAACGAACCACTTGGGAGAAGAAGAAACAATTTTGAAGAAGAAACATATAGCAAAATAGTCCAAGCATGTGAAACAGTTTTGAAGCTATCCTAAGGCCTTGTACCGGATTTTTCTGAAGCATCACTACTTATTTCTACAGAAAAGATTTCTTATTAAACATCTGCCCTTTACAAATAAGCACTGGTGCTTAAAAAAATTTCTGATTTATTTCCTCAAACATCTTTTCTAAACACCTCGCATGGTACCCTGCCGGCCAACTTTCAAACCAGCCCACAGTAGAACGATGTAGGCGCCCGTTCTCCAAATCGGCGCCGATCAGGACCTCCCCTATCTAAAAAGGGAATCGTTtggcaatggcgcaccagccgaagcttcggccggtcccGCGTGCGCCGCTCGATCACAGCGACCAACCCCAAAAAGAATCGGGTGATCCATGTTTGCGTTGTTGTTTATTTATTAGCCCATCACGTGGCCTTGGCCCACCACGGCCGCTTGTCCAGCTTTCCTTATTCAGATTTCTTCTTATCTTCAGCGTTACCCTCTGTTGGGTCATCATGTGCTGCTGCATGCTACGACCACAATGATTGCATGTTGGAACCAATGATATTTTTTGCTGCATTGACTCATGGTGGAGCTATGACCTGCGACGACGGGGAAAACGATTTTTGCTGCAATTGTAATCGGATTTTGCTACGAGCGATGAGGAAATTTGTTAGATCAATTCATGGCAGAGGTACGACTTGGGACAACGACGACCACGATTTGTTGCTGCAACTTGGTGTCTTTTTGCGCGAgttttttttgctacatccatttttTATGATGATGACTGGTGGCCCTCGTTCATGGAACCATGTGCAACGAGCACAACCCTGTGCAACGAGCGTCGATGGTGGTAAAAAGCTTTAACCAGCATGGAAAAAAGTTTCAACCGACGCGAGAAAAAGCTTTAACGGGAACGTGGCGATGGGGATGCGTGCGAGATTTGCTGGAACCGACCTTTGACAGAGCTACATGCTACAACCACGTCGCAAAGTGCTACAACCAGCTCCGCGCACTGCTACAATTGGCACTGCATTGCTTCACCGCACAAATGACATCTCGGTGTTTTTGCTACAATCGATTGCACACCTTGCTACATCCAACGTCGTGTTTTGCTACGACCAGCCCCCCGCACTGCTACAACTGGCATCACGTTTTTCTTCCTCATGCAAAATGCCGTCGCAGATTTTGCTACAATCAACGTCGTGTCTTGCTACATCCAGTGTCatgttttgctacaaccggcacaACGAGCTGGAACCGTGTCTCAAATTTGCTGGAACCGGCGAGCCGAGTTGCTACGACGGTCAGCGGCGGCGAACGACGATCTcgtttttttgctgcaaccattGTCGGAGTTTGCTACGACCGGCAGGCGGTTTTGCTGTGACCAGCAACTGAAGAGGAGGTACACTGCTCGTCCATGGGGTGttacggccggcgatcgccgccatCGGAGCTGCACCCCGTCGTTAGCCAGAGCTGCGACCATGGCAATTTTTGACTGCAACCTGCAAGCACTCAATGTTGCATGCGCGAAGGCGACGAGAAACGCATGGGAGGTACCGACCACCGGCGAGGGCGATCGGCGGCGAAGTGGTGGTGGCCGCCGGCGGCCAGCGGTGAAGCGATGGCGTGGGAGGTGGTCATCCAGGGCGAGTGCCTGCGACGCCACTGCTCCTGTTCTCTGTTGGCGTGACCAGATTTGTTTTTCGAGAGAAAACGATAGGAGAAGCCTAAATCTGATGGTTGTACGTGGACACATCCAACGCCTAGGctgcgaccggcccaaatttgggccggtgcgccggcgcttATTACTGCCCATCTAAAAAAAAGACCTCCCCTATCTGACCTGGTCACGGAAAGGATAATGTTAAAGCGGCAGCGGGACCCGCAGGGTCCACGCGTTGAATATTCCGGCTTCCCTCCGCCGTTCGCCGAGCTACGTGGAAGCGCAGCCGGCGATGTCCGGCCAGCCAACCCAAGCCATCGTCCTTCGCAGTCAACTGATCTGACACATTGATACAGACCCGGATTCCCATCAGACCCTTCAATTATAGACGAACGGTTGCCATCGCACGTCAGTCGCTCTCCATAACCACGGGAAAGGTCGTTCGAAAACGCGCCCGCGAAGGAGACGACACACCGCCCTCCTCGTTCTCGAGGAAAGCGCACCGCACCGCGGGTAGGCGAAAGACCAAAAGAGGCCGCCGACGGAAGCTCGCGCGCGGGAGGGAGGTGGCGCTATGGCAGAGGCGGCGCCGGGGCGGACGCTGCTGCTGGTGAACCTGGCGGCCATCATGGAGCgcgccgacgaggcgctgctgccggcggtgtaccgggaggtGGGCGCCGCGCTGCACGCCACGCCCATGGGGCTGGGCGCGCTCACCCTGTACCGCTCCTTCGTGCAGGCCGCGTGCTACCCGCTCGCCGCCTACGCCGCCGTGCGCTACAACCGCGCCCACGTCATCGCCGTGGGGGCCTTCCTCtgggccgccgccaccttcctcgtcGCCGTCTCCGGCACCTTCGCCCAGGTCAGTCCCGACCAAAGACCACCCAAATTCTTCTCGGCCTCGTGATATTGTCGATCCAATTTTGCGAGCTGGGGCATGGATCATCTCGGGTATATGCTTTGGTTTATCCGCAGATCCCTTAACTATTTGCGTTCTGGCTCACGCTTTACAGCCAAAAGCTGGTGTACGCTTGCATCTTAAGTAAAAGGTGCGAAATCTGAAGCGAAGTTCATGTCGGCGTAACCGAAGCAAATCACGTGGACTATATAAGATTCTCATAGGAGTAGCATATTCGCATCTAAAATATGATCCCCGAATGGTAGTTGACCTTTATCTGTCTGAACAGAATAACTATTGCTATTAATGTGAAATAACCAAATACTCGCGCGAGACAGTTATGTTTGATTTCTGACTATTTTGAATTTTAATTTCGTAAATTTGAAGTACATGTCAAATATTTGAAACTTTAGTTCAAACTGTTTCTTCACTTGGAGTATTTTTTGTTCCGATCTCGTAAGATTTGAATATCAGGTGAATGGCATCCAATGTGCGAATTCGAATGtaaatgttttttttttttgcggggattaAAAATCTGGGTTGGGATTGCTAGATACCCCATACGTTCAtcattataagatgttttggatatttcaatatggactacatacggattgaAACGAGTGGAGAAACACACAAAAACGTGTCTATaatctatatacatccgattcagaaaaaaagttggaacatcttataatagtgaatggAAGGAGTATTTAACTGCAGCCAATAATAATGCTACGATACTTCCTAAGCATGTTTTTTTATAGATGATAATAAAGGATAATTTTGCATGAAAACATGCTTCTTTGAGCAGGTAGCAGTAGCTAGGGGATTGAATGGCATTGGTCTAGCACTCGTCAATCCTGCTATCCAATCTCTAGTGGCAGATTATACTGATGATAATACGCGGGGTTCTGCGTTTGGATGGCTTCAACTTACAGGCAACATAGGTTCAGTGATTGGAGGCTTGTTCTCTATCATGCTAGCATCGACCACAATCATGGGTATCGCCGGCTGGCGTATCGCATTTCACATTGTTGCTCTCATCAGTTTGATGGTCGGGGCGTTGGTCTATCTATTTGCAGTGGACCCTCATTTCTGCAACAGTGAGAGTAACGAGCAGCTCGTGCGCAAGTCGGCGTGGGCAGAGATGAAGGGTTTGGTTGCAGAAGCCAAGGCTGTTGTGAAGATACCATCATTTCAGATCATCGTGGCTCAGGGTGTCACAGGGTCATTCCCATGGTCGGCATTGTCGTTTGCCCCAATGTGGTTGGAGCTGATGGGCTTTACACACAACAAAACAGGACTTCTCATGGCAATATTTGCATTGGCAAGCTCACTAGGAGGGCTCTTTGGTGGAAAGATGGGGGATTATCTTTCTGATCGTTACCCGGATTCTGGCAGGATAGTGCTGTCTCAAATAAGCTCGGGTTCTGCAGTCCCGCTTGCAGCTTTGTTGCTGCTTGGACTACCTGATGACTCATCTACAGGTGTCCTGCATGGACTTGTAATGTTTATCATGGGGCTAAGCATCTCCTGGAATGGCCCTGCTACTAACAGGTAAGTAACCTTTCATTGGCTTTGGGATTGTTATAGTTACACACACTATACAATTTCATCATTAGTACTTTTTTTTCTGATCCGTAATAAGGGGCTTAACGTATACTCCTATCTGCCGACCACAAACTGCTGATAAGCTATGAACTTCTGTATTTTGGCAATAAATGTAAGCTTTTCATGTGCAGCCCCATATTTGCAGAGATCGTTCATGAGAGATCAAGGGCAAGTATCTACGCGTTGGACCGTTCCTTCGAGTCGGTCCTAGCCTCATTTGCTCCACCAGTCGTCGGCTTTTTAGCCGAGCATGCATACGGCTACAACCCTGTCTCATATGGGGCTGGAGTGACCAGTGTTGCGAGTGACAGGTCCAATGCCGCTGCGCTAGCGAAAGCTCTTTACACGGCGATTGCCATCCCGATGCTGCTGTGCTGCTTCATCTACTCGCTGTTGTATCGGACATACCCGCGCGACAGGGAGAGGGCAAGAATGGACTCCCTTATCACATCGGAGTTGCAGCATATCGAGTTGGAAAGGTGTCATGGAGTAGGAGACTTCTACGCGGGAACGGAGGATGCCACTGTGATCGATATTGAGTATGGTGAGGAAGAGCTTGATTCTAATGACGATGAAAAAGCGTTGATGCATCACCAAGTTGAACAGAGTGGTAGTCTCAGGTGATTAGAGCGTGATATGTACAGGAAGTTGTCGGGGAGTTCAGGATTATGCTTTGCATAGGCGAGAAGATAGATTGCATATTTTCAGGGGATCAGTGTGCCCGGGTGTTGTTTGCAGGTTGCAGCGATACTGGAAGAGATTTCCCTTTAGTTCTTACTTTATTGATAGTATAAAAATATTGGTTTACGCAGGACTGGTGAGCAGCAATCagaagtgtttggagaagtagtaACTTTTTGGGGGTAGACATGCGGGAGCACAGTTACCAGTTCAAGCTTTATCTAACCGAAAGTGCATGAGAAATGAGACTCAGTATATCTGAGcatgcatgcaaaatttcaacaaACTACAACAAGCCCgtctagctcagttggtagagcgcaaggctcttaaccttgtggtcgtgggttcgagccccacggtgggcggtTATGTTTTTTGTTTCTCCCTCTCCCATTTTGTTTGGGGAGCATCCTCGGCGCCCTTTTTTTTGAAACAGAATCTACTTTATTCCTCAAATAATAGCGAGGTCGTTTACATAAGAGTGAGAAATAAAGTCAGGGATGACAGAATCCCAAAACATAGAAGAATACTCTCTAAAAGAAAAGTGTGCTAACTCATGAGCCATCATATTTGCTTCAGGTAGACAGTGAGAATACTCCACGGCCGCGAAGTCCAAAGATAATTGCTTGCATTCCAGTACAGTAGCAACGTCACACCCCACATATGCATCTGGATTTTGCACTAGTTCCACCACAAAGCTATTATCCGACTCCACTAGCACTTTGTTGCATCCAATTTTCTCAGCTAAGTATAGCCCGTTCCTAATCGCTATCATCTCCGCCAAATCAACACTACCGAGTTGAGGTATATACCATGTTGCCGCTGCAATAAATTCTCCTCGTCCGTCACGAGCAATAGTTCCCGTTGCACCTGACAAGGTTTCAGGCTTAAAGGCGGCATCAACATTAATTTTTACCACGTCCATAGTTGGTCGTTTCCACATGCGTTCATAGCTTCTCACTGGTTGCTTAGTTGTGTAGGCTCGAATAAAGTTGGTGGCTAACACTCTTATAGAAATAGCAGCCTTATCAGGGGTCTCGATCGCCTCCCCCCTTGACATGTTGGCGGCGCTGCCACCAAAGAAACCAGGTGGCCACTACTATGAGCTCTGCCGTTGGTAGCCCCTctgtaacagagttattgcggcACAAGATTTCTACAGTGATTGAACCCGACCTATCCTGCTCGGTTGCTTCTGCGATAATGTTCCGTAGCTTCAATTCTGACCACACCTCCTTCGCCCTCTTGCAAGTGAACAAAAGATGTTGAATGTCCTCGATCCCCACTGCACAGAATGGACATTGGGGAACAAGTGGTATGTGTCTATTTGCTAATATCCCAAGACAGGGTAGTGATCCATTGAGAGCCTTCCATGCAAAATGTTTGATCTTCCCTGGGAGTTTAAGTTTCCATACCTCCTTCCAGATTGTATT comes from Triticum aestivum cultivar Chinese Spring chromosome 5B, IWGSC CS RefSeq v2.1, whole genome shotgun sequence and encodes:
- the LOC123111826 gene encoding uncharacterized protein is translated as MAEAAPGRTLLLVNLAAIMERADEALLPAVYREVGAALHATPMGLGALTLYRSFVQAACYPLAAYAAVRYNRAHVIAVGAFLWAAATFLVAVSGTFAQVAVARGLNGIGLALVNPAIQSLVADYTDDNTRGSAFGWLQLTGNIGSVIGGLFSIMLASTTIMGIAGWRIAFHIVALISLMVGALVYLFAVDPHFCNSESNEQLVRKSAWAEMKGLVAEAKAVVKIPSFQIIVAQGVTGSFPWSALSFAPMWLELMGFTHNKTGLLMAIFALASSLGGLFGGKMGDYLSDRYPDSGRIVLSQISSGSAVPLAALLLLGLPDDSSTGVLHGLVMFIMGLSISWNGPATNSPIFAEIVHERSRASIYALDRSFESVLASFAPPVVGFLAEHAYGYNPVSYGAGVTSVASDRSNAAALAKALYTAIAIPMLLCCFIYSLLYRTYPRDRERARMDSLITSELQHIELERCHGVGDFYAGTEDATVIDIEYGEEELDSNDDEKALMHHQVEQSGSLR